The following are encoded together in the Xanthomonas sacchari genome:
- a CDS encoding MotA/TolQ/ExbB proton channel family protein gives MWELVKAGGWPMVPLLLLGVVALAIVLERFWSLRRSEVLPPGLGQEVRNWATRGKLDPTHIESLRRNSPLGALLAAGLDVRNRPREIVRERIEDTGRHVVHRMERYLNALGTIASAGPLLGLLGTVVGMIQMFLGILDHGLGDVNQLAGGIGKALVCTATGMIIAVPALIFHRHFKGRIAGYVIEMEQEATALTDALDGHGRAVAPAARGAASNAATAKG, from the coding sequence GTGTGGGAACTGGTCAAGGCCGGTGGCTGGCCGATGGTGCCGTTGCTGCTGTTGGGCGTGGTCGCGCTGGCGATCGTCCTGGAGCGGTTCTGGAGCCTGCGCCGTAGCGAAGTGTTGCCGCCGGGACTGGGCCAGGAAGTGCGCAACTGGGCCACGCGCGGCAAGCTCGACCCCACCCACATCGAATCGTTGCGGCGCAATTCGCCGCTGGGCGCGCTGCTCGCCGCCGGCCTGGACGTGCGCAACCGCCCGCGCGAGATCGTGCGCGAGCGCATCGAGGACACCGGCCGGCATGTCGTGCACCGCATGGAGCGTTACCTGAACGCGTTGGGCACGATCGCCTCGGCCGGGCCGCTGCTGGGCCTGCTCGGCACCGTGGTCGGCATGATCCAGATGTTCCTCGGCATCCTCGACCATGGCCTGGGCGATGTGAACCAGCTCGCCGGCGGCATCGGCAAGGCGCTGGTGTGCACCGCCACCGGCATGATCATCGCGGTGCCGGCGCTGATCTTCCATCGCCATTTCAAGGGCCGCATCGCCGGCTACGTGATCGAGATGGAGCAGGAAGCCACCGCGTTGACCGATGCACTGGACGGCCACGGCCGTGCCGTGGCGCCAGCGGCACGCGGCGCCGCGTCGAACGCCGCGACGGCCAAGGGCTGA
- a CDS encoding biopolymer transporter ExbD, translating to MRIRDDRGQDEPHIDLVPLIDVILVLIIFFVVTTTFDARSTLQLQLPNASDRNAPPPARALSVLINADGHYFINDQEVLRTDVESVKRSIAQVAGDDREQPVLLRADARTPYQAVVTAQDALGQLGFRRIAIATAPEVNRDGSSK from the coding sequence GTGCGGATCCGCGACGACCGTGGCCAGGACGAGCCGCACATCGACCTGGTGCCGTTGATCGACGTCATCCTGGTGCTGATCATCTTCTTCGTCGTGACCACCACCTTCGATGCACGTTCGACGCTGCAACTGCAGTTGCCCAACGCCAGCGACCGCAATGCGCCGCCGCCGGCGCGCGCGCTGAGCGTGCTGATCAACGCCGACGGGCATTACTTCATCAACGACCAGGAAGTGCTGCGCACCGACGTGGAGTCGGTCAAGCGCAGCATCGCCCAGGTCGCCGGCGACGACCGCGAGCAGCCGGTGCTGCTGCGTGCCGACGCGCGCACGCCGTACCAGGCGGTGGTCACCGCGCAGGACGCGCTGGGCCAGCTCGGATTCCGCCGCATCGCCATCGCCACTGCCCCCGAAGTCAACAGGGACGGAAGCTCCAAGTGA
- the msbA gene encoding lipid A export permease/ATP-binding protein MsbA, which translates to MNVPTDVPVQDSPWRTYRRLLSYAGGYRGLLLIAAVGALLEALAGSGFLALMKPITDETFIARNREVAMWLPLQIVGLFVLRGIAGYVTDMSMGRAARSISRDFRVNVLDKYLRLPGSRFDAEPVASMLVRLGSDSEQVAQAAVDAMKVMVQQTLQIVGALAVMLWYSWTVTVTILLVAPPLAWVMDRVAKRYRRVSHRIQESNAELMQSAEQALSGNQEVKVYGARASEMERYQHLANTNLHLAMKVESTRGISSAAVQLLGAIGLAALLLIAGHEALAGRLTAGEFVSLMTAMMAIIPALKNLTNVQNMLQRGVASAQRLFVVLDAPEEQDSGTRHIERAQGRIEFREVTAAYPGQARPALAEVSFVAEPGTVTAIVGRSGSGKSSLVKLIPRFYDPQSGQILLDGHPLQEYRLEDLRRQIALVGQQVMLFDGSIAENVAYGEMRDAGPAQLQQAIADANAMEFVEHLPEGVQAQVGAKGGRLSGGQRQRLAIARAMLKDAPILILDEATAALDNESERLVQDALHRLMPDRTTLVIAHRLSTIEHADQVLVMDHGRIVERGTHHELLALGGVYAHLHSMQFRERQLG; encoded by the coding sequence GTGAATGTACCCACCGACGTGCCCGTCCAGGATTCTCCCTGGCGGACCTATCGCCGCCTGTTGTCCTATGCCGGCGGCTACCGCGGCCTGCTGCTGATCGCCGCCGTCGGCGCGCTGCTGGAAGCGCTGGCCGGCTCCGGCTTCCTGGCGCTGATGAAGCCGATCACCGACGAGACCTTCATCGCCCGCAACCGCGAGGTGGCGATGTGGCTGCCGTTGCAGATCGTCGGCCTGTTCGTGCTGCGCGGCATCGCCGGCTACGTCACCGACATGTCGATGGGGCGTGCGGCGCGGAGCATTTCCCGCGATTTCCGGGTCAACGTGCTGGACAAGTACCTGCGCCTGCCGGGCAGCCGCTTCGACGCCGAGCCGGTGGCCTCGATGCTGGTGCGGCTGGGTTCGGACAGCGAGCAGGTGGCGCAGGCCGCGGTCGACGCGATGAAGGTAATGGTGCAGCAGACCCTGCAGATCGTCGGCGCGCTGGCGGTGATGCTGTGGTACAGCTGGACCGTGACCGTCACCATCCTGCTGGTGGCGCCGCCGCTGGCCTGGGTGATGGACCGCGTGGCCAAGCGCTACCGGCGGGTCAGCCATCGCATCCAGGAGAGCAACGCGGAACTGATGCAGTCCGCCGAGCAGGCGCTGTCCGGCAACCAGGAGGTCAAGGTCTATGGCGCGCGCGCCAGCGAGATGGAGCGCTACCAGCACCTGGCCAATACCAATCTGCATCTGGCGATGAAGGTCGAATCCACCCGCGGCATCTCCTCGGCGGCGGTGCAGTTGCTGGGCGCGATCGGCCTGGCCGCGCTGCTGCTGATCGCCGGCCACGAGGCGCTGGCCGGGCGCCTGACCGCCGGCGAGTTCGTGTCGCTGATGACCGCGATGATGGCGATCATCCCGGCGTTGAAGAACCTCACCAACGTGCAGAACATGCTGCAGCGGGGCGTCGCCTCGGCGCAGCGGCTGTTCGTGGTGCTGGACGCGCCGGAGGAACAGGACAGCGGCACCCGCCACATCGAGCGCGCGCAGGGCCGGATCGAGTTCCGCGAGGTCACCGCCGCCTATCCGGGGCAGGCGCGGCCGGCGCTGGCCGAGGTCAGCTTCGTCGCCGAACCCGGCACCGTCACCGCCATCGTCGGCCGCTCCGGCAGCGGCAAGTCGAGCCTGGTCAAGCTGATCCCGCGCTTCTACGACCCGCAGTCCGGGCAGATCCTGCTCGACGGCCATCCGCTGCAGGAATACCGCCTGGAGGATCTGCGCCGGCAGATCGCCCTGGTCGGCCAGCAGGTGATGCTGTTCGACGGCAGCATCGCCGAGAACGTCGCCTACGGCGAGATGCGCGACGCGGGCCCGGCGCAACTGCAGCAGGCGATCGCCGACGCCAACGCGATGGAGTTCGTCGAGCACCTGCCCGAGGGCGTGCAGGCGCAGGTCGGGGCCAAGGGCGGGCGCCTGTCCGGCGGCCAGCGCCAGCGCCTGGCGATCGCCCGCGCCATGCTCAAGGACGCGCCGATCCTGATCCTCGACGAGGCCACCGCGGCGCTGGACAACGAATCCGAGCGGCTGGTGCAGGATGCCTTGCACCGGCTGATGCCCGACCGCACCACGCTGGTCATCGCCCACCGCCTGTCGACCATCGAACACGCCGACCAGGTGCTGGTGATGGACCATGGCCGCATCGTCGAGCGCGGCACCCACCACGAACTGCTGGCGCTGGGCGGGGTGTATGCGCACCTGCACAGCATGCAGTTCCGCGAAAGGCAGCTCGGATGA
- the lpxK gene encoding tetraacyldisaccharide 4'-kinase produces the protein MSERGPHTPAYWYGTGSPPLHARVLTPLYAAAIALRRALYRRGWRKRHSIAAPVVVVGNLTAGGTGKTPLTIALVQRLRDAGWSPGVASRGYGRSQPQEPRWIEPGTSAEQGGDEPVLIARKTGVPVRVDRDRVAAARALLQAGCDIVVCDDGLQHYRLQRDIEIEVVDGQRRYGNGRLLPAGPLREPVARGNECDFRVINLGQASDSGALEAGFGEWAMRLRIDSAQPLRGGRARPLRSFAGQRVHAVAGIAHPQRFFDMLRAQGIGVVPHAFPDHHQYRAADLAFGSELPVLMTEKDAVKCAAFVNDWCFSVPLVAELPAAFWIGLLDRLDKLRGRAGESGD, from the coding sequence ATGAGCGAGCGCGGGCCACACACCCCCGCCTATTGGTACGGCACGGGTTCGCCGCCGTTGCACGCGCGCGTGCTGACCCCGCTGTACGCGGCGGCGATCGCGCTGCGCCGTGCGCTGTACCGGCGCGGCTGGCGCAAGCGCCACAGCATCGCCGCACCGGTGGTGGTGGTCGGCAACCTCACCGCCGGCGGTACCGGCAAGACGCCGCTGACCATCGCCCTGGTGCAGCGCCTGCGCGACGCCGGCTGGAGCCCAGGCGTGGCCAGCCGCGGCTACGGCCGCAGCCAGCCGCAGGAGCCGCGCTGGATCGAGCCGGGCACCTCGGCCGAGCAGGGCGGCGACGAGCCGGTGCTGATCGCGCGCAAGACCGGCGTGCCGGTGCGGGTGGACCGCGATCGCGTCGCCGCGGCGCGCGCGCTGCTGCAGGCCGGCTGCGACATCGTGGTCTGCGACGACGGGCTGCAGCACTACCGCCTGCAGCGCGACATCGAGATCGAGGTGGTGGACGGCCAGCGCCGCTACGGCAACGGCCGTCTGCTGCCGGCCGGGCCGCTGCGCGAGCCGGTGGCGCGCGGCAACGAATGCGATTTCCGGGTCATCAACCTCGGCCAGGCCAGCGACAGCGGCGCGCTCGAAGCCGGCTTCGGCGAATGGGCGATGCGCCTGCGCATCGACAGCGCGCAGCCGTTGCGCGGGGGCCGTGCGCGGCCGCTGCGCAGCTTCGCCGGCCAGCGCGTGCATGCCGTGGCCGGCATCGCCCATCCGCAGCGCTTCTTCGACATGCTGCGCGCGCAGGGCATCGGCGTGGTCCCGCATGCCTTTCCCGACCACCACCAGTACCGCGCCGCGGACCTGGCTTTCGGCAGCGAACTGCCGGTGCTGATGACCGAGAAGGACGCGGTCAAGTGCGCCGCCTTCGTCAACGATTGGTGCTTCAGCGTGCCGCTGGTCGCCGAGCTGCCGGCGGCGTTCTGGATCGGCCTGCTGGATCGGCTGGACAAGCTGCGCGGCCGCGCCGGCGAGTCCGGCGACTAG
- a CDS encoding TonB-dependent siderophore receptor, translated as MNLPAPPLRSAAPPSSATTRRALCLAIAALLLPAAAGAAEADASATGDRQPTELEKLDVVAQRKDGYTPPPSATGTGLVLSPLETPQSVSSIGREQMDDFGLDNANAVLALATGVNVEKIETDRTYYTARGFDIINFQVDGLGLPFTNGGAEGDLDTAMYERVEVLRGANGLLSSTGNPSATINFVRKRPTQDLQGSVGVTAGSWDMRRVDADLSGKLNHSGSVRGRIVAAGQDGDSYLDRYSLKKRSVYSIVEADLSDSTLLSVGASDQKNEPHGGMWGALPLYYSDGSATHYARSTSTSADWSYWNSTDKRAFVELQQALGGGWQLKAALNYRKLESDGNLFYAYGTPDRATGLGLYSYPSRYVSHETQKYADLYASGPFVLGGREHELVAGVKWAGIDVSQVSTYPDSSDTSAWFALPSLENWSGDIALPAFTTAPTGAAFDMIRRSAYATARWNLSDALKLITGVNHTRIESRGQNYGVQHVYDASKTTPFVGAVYTFGPNYALYASYAEIFNPQTELDRNLRVLDPITGSNAELGIKGQWLQQRVNASFAIFRAKQDNTAEADAYVGTLQTYKPVDATSTGYEFDIAGRLGEHWQLNAGYTQLSLKDDAGNNVRTYVPRRTFKLASTYTVPQWEALKLGATLTWQSDISRDQQAVDTSGNEIFTRQDSYALLGLMAHYDFTPQFSATLNVYNVTDRKYINSLYWAQGYYGAPRNTALSLNYRF; from the coding sequence ATGAACCTCCCCGCTCCCCCGCTCCGATCCGCTGCGCCGCCCTCCTCCGCCACCACGCGCCGTGCGCTGTGCCTGGCCATCGCCGCATTGCTGCTGCCTGCCGCGGCCGGCGCCGCCGAGGCCGACGCCAGCGCGACCGGCGACCGGCAACCCACCGAGCTGGAGAAGCTGGATGTGGTCGCGCAGCGCAAGGATGGCTATACCCCGCCGCCCAGCGCCACCGGTACTGGCTTGGTGCTGAGTCCGCTGGAGACGCCGCAATCAGTGAGCAGCATCGGCCGCGAGCAGATGGACGATTTCGGCCTGGACAACGCCAACGCGGTACTGGCCTTGGCCACCGGCGTCAACGTGGAGAAGATCGAGACCGACCGCACCTACTACACCGCGCGCGGCTTCGACATCATCAATTTCCAGGTCGACGGGCTGGGCCTGCCGTTCACCAACGGCGGCGCCGAGGGCGACCTGGACACGGCGATGTACGAGCGCGTGGAGGTGCTGCGCGGCGCCAACGGCCTGCTGTCCTCGACCGGCAACCCGTCGGCGACGATCAACTTCGTGCGCAAGCGCCCGACCCAGGACCTGCAGGGAAGCGTCGGCGTCACCGCCGGCAGCTGGGACATGCGGCGGGTGGACGCGGACCTGTCGGGCAAGCTCAACCACAGCGGCAGCGTGCGCGGACGCATCGTCGCCGCCGGCCAGGACGGCGACAGCTACCTGGACCGCTACTCGCTGAAGAAGCGCAGCGTCTACAGCATCGTCGAGGCCGACCTGAGCGACAGCACCCTGCTCAGCGTGGGCGCCAGCGACCAGAAGAACGAACCCCATGGCGGCATGTGGGGCGCCCTGCCCCTGTACTACAGCGACGGCAGCGCCACCCACTATGCACGCTCGACCAGCACCTCGGCCGACTGGTCGTACTGGAACAGCACCGACAAGCGCGCGTTCGTGGAACTGCAGCAGGCGCTGGGCGGCGGCTGGCAGCTCAAGGCCGCGCTGAACTACCGCAAGCTGGAGTCGGACGGCAACCTGTTCTACGCCTACGGCACGCCCGATCGCGCCACCGGGCTGGGGCTGTACTCCTATCCCTCGCGCTACGTCAGCCACGAAACCCAGAAGTACGCCGACCTCTACGCCAGCGGCCCGTTCGTGCTGGGCGGACGCGAGCACGAACTGGTGGCCGGCGTGAAGTGGGCCGGCATCGACGTCTCGCAGGTCTCCACCTACCCCGATTCCAGCGACACCAGCGCCTGGTTCGCCCTGCCCAGCCTGGAGAACTGGAGCGGCGACATCGCCCTGCCGGCGTTCACCACCGCGCCGACCGGCGCCGCGTTTGACATGATCCGCCGCAGCGCCTACGCCACCGCGCGCTGGAACCTGAGCGATGCGCTGAAGCTGATCACCGGCGTCAACCACACCCGGATCGAGAGCCGCGGCCAGAACTACGGCGTGCAGCACGTCTACGACGCCAGCAAGACCACCCCGTTCGTCGGCGCGGTGTACACCTTCGGTCCGAACTACGCGCTGTACGCCAGCTATGCGGAGATCTTCAATCCGCAGACCGAACTGGACCGCAACCTGCGGGTGCTGGACCCGATCACCGGCAGCAACGCCGAACTGGGCATCAAGGGCCAGTGGCTGCAGCAGCGGGTCAATGCCTCGTTCGCCATTTTCCGCGCCAAGCAGGACAACACCGCCGAAGCCGATGCCTACGTCGGCACGCTGCAGACCTACAAGCCAGTGGACGCCACCTCCACCGGCTACGAGTTCGACATCGCCGGCCGGCTCGGCGAACACTGGCAACTCAATGCCGGCTACACCCAGCTGAGCCTCAAGGACGACGCCGGCAACAACGTGCGCACCTACGTGCCGCGCCGCACCTTCAAGCTCGCCAGCACTTACACCGTGCCGCAGTGGGAAGCGCTGAAGCTGGGCGCGACGCTGACCTGGCAAAGCGACATCTCCCGCGACCAGCAGGCCGTGGACACCAGCGGCAATGAGATTTTCACCCGACAGGACAGCTACGCGCTGCTTGGGCTCATGGCGCACTACGACTTCACCCCGCAGTTCAGCGCCACGCTCAACGTCTACAACGTCACCGACCGCAAGTACATCAACAGCCTGTACTGGGCGCAGGGCTACTACGGCGCCCCGCGCAACACCGCGCTGTCGCTGAACTATCGGTTCTAG
- the kdsB gene encoding 3-deoxy-manno-octulosonate cytidylyltransferase: protein MSAAVPPFVVAIPARYAASRLPGKPLRALGGEPLIRHVARRALAAGATQVWVAADDARIAAAVADLDGVHVATTSSDHASGTDRLAECADIAGWDDATLVVNLQGDEPFAPVAGIVAVARTLADSGAEMATLGTPVDAAEHLFDPNVVKLVRRADGDALYFSRAPIPWHRDAFAASQAQLPLPGPWLRHIGIYAYRAGFLRRFAAMPPGQLERIESLEQLRVLEAGFRIAVALSPAPFPPGVDTPEDLARAEAYLQGGQA from the coding sequence ATGAGCGCCGCCGTGCCGCCCTTCGTGGTCGCCATCCCGGCCCGTTATGCCGCCTCGCGGCTGCCGGGCAAGCCTTTGCGTGCGCTCGGTGGCGAGCCGCTGATCCGCCACGTGGCCCGGCGTGCGCTCGCCGCCGGTGCCACGCAGGTGTGGGTGGCTGCCGACGATGCGCGCATCGCCGCCGCGGTGGCCGACCTGGACGGCGTGCACGTGGCCACGACCTCCAGCGACCACGCCTCCGGCACCGACCGCCTGGCCGAGTGCGCCGACATCGCCGGCTGGGACGATGCGACCCTGGTGGTCAACCTGCAGGGCGACGAACCGTTCGCGCCGGTCGCCGGCATCGTCGCGGTGGCCCGGACCCTGGCCGACAGCGGCGCCGAGATGGCGACCCTGGGCACGCCGGTGGACGCGGCCGAACACCTGTTCGATCCCAATGTGGTCAAGCTGGTGCGCCGCGCCGACGGCGATGCGCTGTACTTCAGCCGCGCGCCGATCCCCTGGCACCGCGACGCCTTCGCCGCCTCGCAGGCGCAGCTGCCGCTGCCCGGCCCGTGGTTGCGGCATATCGGCATCTATGCCTATCGCGCCGGCTTCCTGCGCCGGTTCGCGGCGATGCCGCCGGGGCAGTTGGAGCGGATCGAGTCGCTGGAACAGTTGCGGGTGCTGGAAGCCGGCTTCCGCATCGCGGTGGCGCTGTCGCCTGCGCCGTTCCCGCCGGGCGTGGACACGCCCGAGGACCTGGCGCGCGCCGAGGCCTATCTGCAGGGCGGCCAGGCATGA
- a CDS encoding low molecular weight protein-tyrosine-phosphatase: protein MKLLLVCLGNICRSPMAEGALRHHLQRSPLASVVEVDSAGTGDDWHRGEPPDRRAVACAAAHDVDIAGLRARQLRDRDFAEFDWLLCADAANLRDVLQRAPASARERVALWLPWAGVQGRSEIPDPYTGGSAQFEQVWQLVDEAAAGSVARLSADLGSGIIGR, encoded by the coding sequence ATGAAGCTGCTGCTGGTGTGCCTGGGCAACATCTGCCGTTCGCCGATGGCCGAGGGCGCGCTGCGCCACCACCTGCAGCGTTCGCCGCTGGCGAGCGTGGTGGAGGTCGACTCGGCCGGCACCGGCGACGACTGGCACCGCGGCGAGCCGCCGGACCGGCGCGCGGTGGCCTGCGCGGCCGCGCACGACGTGGACATCGCCGGCCTGCGCGCGCGGCAACTGCGCGACCGCGACTTTGCCGAATTCGACTGGCTGCTGTGCGCCGATGCGGCGAACCTGCGCGACGTGCTGCAGCGCGCACCGGCGTCGGCGCGCGAGCGCGTGGCGCTGTGGCTGCCGTGGGCCGGCGTGCAAGGCCGGAGCGAGATCCCGGATCCTTACACCGGCGGCAGCGCGCAGTTCGAGCAGGTCTGGCAACTGGTAGACGAAGCGGCCGCCGGCAGCGTGGCACGACTGTCCGCCGACCTCGGCTCCGGCATAATCGGCCGATGA